Proteins co-encoded in one Microcoleus sp. bin38.metabat.b11b12b14.051 genomic window:
- the psaM gene encoding photosystem I reaction center subunit XII: MSLTDTQVYVALVVALIPGILAFRLSTELYK; this comes from the coding sequence ATGTCTTTAACAGATACCCAAGTCTACGTAGCGCTCGTAGTTGCTTTGATTCCCGGAATCTTGGCTTTCCGGCTGTCAACAGAACTGTACAAGTAG